The stretch of DNA CAACGTCGCCGGGGTGCCGCTGTCTCAGGTGTTCAGGGAGCTGAGCACCGGCGGGCTGTTCATGCCCGTTGAGGTCGAAGGTAGTGAGGAGGAGACGTACGCTGGGACAGGCGAGTTCTACGTCCTGGCCGGCGCCTCCCGCGACAGGCCgacccgaggcggcggcgccggcaggaGCAGCCTCCACCTGTCCGTGCTCGCCAACCCCAGCCACCTCGAGTCCGTCCTCCCCGTGGTCGCCGGAAAGACGCGCGCGAAGCAGTTCTACTCCGGCGACGGTGGGAGGACGAGGAACATGGCCGTGGTGGTCCACGGGGACGGCGGCTTCTCCGGGCAGGGCGTGGTGTACGAGACGCTCAACCTGGGCGCCCTCCCCGGCTACACGGCCGGCGGAACAGTCCACATCGTCGTCAACAACCGGATCGCCTTCACGACGGAGCCCGGCGCCGGCAGGTCCTCCCGGTACTGCACGGACGTCGCCAAGGGCCTGGGCGCCCCGGTGTTCCATGTGAACGGCGACGACCCGGAGGCGGTCGTCCATGTCTGCGAGCTTGCAGCTGAGTGGCGCCAGGCGTTCCACTCCGACGTGGTGGTCGATCTCATCTGCTACCGCCGAGCTGGCCACAACGAACTCGACGACCCTACCTTCACGCAGCCAGTTCTGTGCGAGGTATCTGCCATGCAAAGCGTGATCTTCTTAATCCTAATGTGTATatcaatgttttaaatagcgggctaagtcATTTAGTTATCTATGTCTAGAAAtaatagcggaagctatagtcAGAGATTTAAAACCTTGTTATATATATAGTTGTTCTCTGGTGGCATGGCATTTCCTGCAGGTGATTAAGAAGCATCCCAGTTCAGTAGAGATTTACGAGAAGAAACTGCTAGGAACGGGCCAAGTCACCAGCGAAGACGTGCAGATGATCCACGGGAGAGTTGACAGGATCTTGAACGAAGAGCTTGCAAAGAGCAAATCAGATGAACATCTGATGGCCAACAAGAGAGACTACCACTGGCTCTCCGCTCAGTGGGCCGGCATGAAGTCACCCGACCAAGTATCACGTGTCCGGGACACCGggtaggttttttttttctattagaTAGTATAACTCAGATACAGTATCTGAGACGCTCACGCACGCATACTCACCCCTATAAAAAATTTAATCACTTGAAAATTTGGTGTGCTGAAAAATTTGATCACTTCAAAATTTGATGATTTCCTGCAGGGTTAAGCCGGATGTGCTGAGACGCGTTGGGCCGGCGATCACCGCACTGCCCGAGAGCCTCAAGCCCCACCGAGCAGTGAAGGAGATGttcgagcagcggcggcgggcggtgacGGCGGAGAGAGGGGAAGGCATCGACTGGGGTTTCGCGGAAGCCCTTGCCTTCGCAACGCTCCTACTGGAAGGCTACCATGTCCGGCTGAGCGGGCAGGATGTGCAGCGGGGAACGTTCTGTCACCGGCATGCTGTTGTCCATGACCAGGAAACCCGTGGGGAGTCCTACTGCCCGCTCCACCATGTCGTGCCGGATCAGAATCCGGAGCAGTTTACTGTCTGCAACAGGTAATAGGTTAACTTCCTCCATGGTTAGTTAACTTTCTACTTGAACAGGTTATTATATTCCTGCATGGTTAGCCTCAAAACATCATGTATATATGTTGCTGTATGACTGTATCATCCATCACCCATTTAGTGTCACAATTCAGAGATAGTACGTGTATACGTACTAAATATTATTGTTTCTAAcgttgtgtatatatatatgtttccaGCTTACTTTCAGAATATGCTGCTCTCGGATTTGAAATTGGTTACTCCATGGAGAACCCCAACTCACTTGTCCTCTGGGAAGCACaattcggcgacttcgccaatCTTGCACAAGTGATGATCGATCAGTTTCTGAGCTGCGCGGAGGCAAAATGGCTACGCCAATCTGGTCTGGTTCTTCTACTACCTCATGGTTACGATGGCCTAGGCCCTGAGCACTCCAGTGCCTATTTGGAGCGCTTCCTTCAGGTAAGTAACTAGTAACagcaaaaacaaaacaaaaaagtctaatggttatatatatatttctggTGCTTTTATTTCACACACTATGTTCTTGAAATTCTATAACGAGACATATATAGTCGCTTCAGACTGCCAATTTGCTGTGCAGATGAGTGATGATAACCCTTTTGTCATACCTGAGATGGAACCAACACTCTGCAAGCAGATTCAGGAGTGTAATTGGCAAGTTGTGAATTTGACGACTCCCGCAAATTATTTCCATGCACTGCGTCGTCAGGTCTGTTTATGCACCTTGCTATTTCCCCCCTTTTGTCTTCATGATGacagcatatagagcatgttgCTGCCTTGCCCTTGCATGTATCAGTCTTTCTATTGACACCCAGTATTGGGGAAGAACGCAGATACATAGGGAGTTCCGAAAGCCACTGATCGTAATGGCTCCTAAGAACCTGCTTCGCCACAAGGATTTTAGGTCCAGTCTTTCTGAGTTTGATGAAATTCAAGACCATCCGGGTCTTGATGATGAGGAAGGAAGCCGTTTCAAGCGGCTGATACCGGATCATCACAAACAAGTCGAGAAGGGTATCAACCGTTTCATATTATGCAGCGGACAAGTAAGTAGGCCTGTTGACTAACATGCAAAGCTTAGCCAACCAAGCTAGTTATACTAGTCCATCAACCCATATGCTCATGCACGGGCTAGCATTTGTAACATTAACattagaagtttttttttttataaatttcatCTGGGTGAATAACCCATCAAATTGCTGTATGTGTTAATTTCCTTACATTTATGGCATCATAAGAAGGATCACATAATTTGCAACATAGATTATATTAATGAGCATTTTATTCTCGGGAGTGAGATCAATACAATTTGAAGATTGTAGCACAAACTTTGATAGAAAATTGTTAAATTTACTTTTCTTTCAAATATCTCTGACTATAAATTTGAATTATTATTAGATGGCCAATGAATGAGAGAAATAGTGTAAAAATTATAAAGTCAGTGATGTTTTACCTGAGAGGTACATGTCCACATTTATTCTTTCAGAAAGTATAACTGTGCTGAACTTTGGAATGTCTTCTGTATCTTTGATAGTTGTGAGTAAGAAGTTGAGTATCTTGTCATTTTTTCATTGAAAATGGTCAATATTTTTGTGCTGCTGGTGTGACTCCTACATTTCAATGATGTACACATTATCTTCCTAAATTAGTGATTTGATTTTTTTCTATATATGCCTTATCGATAACTCCATGCATCATGGTCCCCTGATTTTTCATCATCATTAATAATTTGTAAACTAAAAATAATCCTAAAATGCTATCATAGTGAACAACTATTATACTTGCTGATCAATAAGGATCATCCCAACTTAACTGTTCATCACTACCGAGCAATATTGTATACCATAATACTGTTACCCTTGCCTTGACTTTTCCATGGTTCCTTTACTGGTCTAATTTCAGTTTTGTTCATTGTCGCAACTTATTCAACCGCATCAGCAAAGTGGTGATGGATCAAATTCAGCTATTTTTATAAACAGAAATTATTGAGAATACAAATATGAGACAACAACCATTAGGAAGAATAATGATCTTTTTAGATAGATTCAGAAGGAATACAAAATTGAGCTATTTTTCTATACAAAACTTATGATATAAAATATAGATCATGTGAAACATAATTGCTAGGAATACAAATGTGAGACTTCGCAATAGCTTAAGAAGAATGGCGAGATGCAAGTTGTCCATACCTTTTAGTTGACGAAAGTATAGCAGCCAAAACAACAGATAGATTATTTGAGTTATGGTGGCTTTCCAGTTGACGGGAGTAGTACAGAAGCATATGGTCTTTTTGGACAGATGCCAACTCTCTTTATATATGAACAGATAGGTATCTAGTTTGTTAGTTGGATTAACTACCGATTCTTTGGGACAGAAATCCTCTCTGATTTAAATAAGGAAGAGAGATCAAGAAGTAGCGATAGATTATGTGATCGGTAGGATAATGTTAGGCTAATTTTTTCTATAATGGCATGGGTGAGTAATTTACTTATAAATATAGGAGGTTATTTTAGGCTActgaaaggatcgtggcccaagaagggggggttgaattgggactttttcaaatttctatctagtccttaacctagactagtattgctcaatctacaaatttgaaacctagtcactagagcatgctagcaaaaagtctttaggtaggtaaacacactatcatgatcattttgtctgaaaggtttcacactagcaagatcaaacctaagcaaaagatcacactaccatgtaaattgtcctagtcaaactacaagcaataaaaaataagaataaCAACAAagggatttaattgcttgaagtaaaagtaagggacacgagacaaccggattttttcccgtggtatcgaggagttgacgctcccccctaatccacgttggagcacccacacaagggtatagctcccttgcttcaccaaggagcaagtgatcactaagaatgctcattCTCCATCTctggaacggcgagcttcacaccgtgtacaattttcttgtcttggggctcccacaaactccaagagctcaccaagaacttcccgatcaccaagaccggctaggtgccgtcaaacaccaagagtaacaagctcctaagccttcagttgacctacactcagttggccctagcttaagcacacttgcaaaggatgaattcttcaaggttgaatcacaaacaatgtattagatcttctcttgtttgctcaaagcactttctctttttctcaagggtggcctcaagtattcagggtgtcaaaggcaactgaaatgagccagggggtgcccttatatagagtggagagagTTACATAGCcattggaagtccactgcagaaaaaccgtgaccaccggaagaaccgacgggtgacaaagttgaggcgtcggttcaaccggtctctctgtgtccaaattgtagccgttggggttctgacacagtatccaggcttgcgtcattgcaccggtgcatgctccgtaagggcatcggttcaaccggtgctgaagagtttcactgatcaactcaaacaagctctctggaacaaagtacattcaatgcaccggtgctttgcttctgaagcgtcggttcaaccggtgctgaaggcgagttgaggtccaccaaaacatactctctggaacaaaatacttctattgcaccggtgcttatctttagaccatcggttcaaccggtgctatagagtttttttgacttgattcctgcctgcatccagagaagatagaccgacagggcatcggtccttccgccaagcatcggatgttccgatgctagggcaccggttcaaccggtgctgctgtttttctttgttttcagctgaattgacttggattcgaatgtgacttcgattgtttcttcttccaagcgttgtgttaacttctattgaccatcttgggctgtttttgagcgagtgtgcaagatttctaaggccaactttattttgatcaagctaataactcatgaacccctcttaatagtacggtcaagaactaaaaattaTAAACcctaactaaatcaagtgtccttcatctccttttgacacttgagactagaaatgtccttaatctttaaaattgagtccttggcacgcatggttgttccgaattgaggggtatcttttcacatttcatatgagactaatttaatcattaatttttccttcaaaacacacgttagtcgcatacggttgtcattaatcaccgaaacttaccattagcatctatcggcctagatgcacttcagcTACTTCATCATAATGGTATAGAtgggtaatttttttgaaacccAGCAGATCCAACAGCTATTATTATAAATGATGATTATTTCATTTACCTGATTGATGGCTAGATGTCTTGCTTTTTTAGAGAATTTTTGtaatttctcttattttctaGGGTGTCCATCTATAAAATCCTAGATGGTTTCACGTGGAGGCTTTAAAAGACGCCCTCAATTAATAATAGTAAGATGTAGGTTCAAACAATACATACAACACCAACCAAATTGATGCCTGTATTTGCAGGTGTACTTTCAACTTGATGAGGGTCGGAAACAGTCTGGGCGGAGTGATGTTGCAATTTGCAGAATCGAGCAGCTTTGTCCATTCCCATATGACCTTGTCCAGAGAGAGCTAAAACGATATCCAAGTACTGTTTGATCCATCACTCAATTCAATATAGTTAGTATTTATGTATCTATGCCACTTGATTTGCCGTAACAGTGTTTTGATTAAGATAGTCTTTCTCATGCGTGTGTAGATGCAGAGATTGTGTGGTGTCAAGAGGAGCCCATCAATAGGGGTGCATACAGCTACATCGCTCCTCGCTTGACTACTTGTTTGAGGGCTCTTGGGCGGGGTTCCTTCGAGGACATCAAGTATGTTGGCCGGGCGCCATCAGCTGCTGCAGCCACTGGCTTCCCGTCGGTTCATGTGCAGGAACAGTCAGAGCTAGTCAAGAAAGCGTTGCAGGTTGAGCCCATCAAGCTCCCATGATGCTGtcctctagttgagcgagactgATTTCAAAGAAAAATGAGTGCCCTCATCATGTACGACCAAAATACGTTGTTACTCAATAAGTTTGTCTTGATGCTCACTGTAAGACCAAATTAAATGATCATGTACCAAGAGGAGAGATGAGATCTCTTTTATGTTTCCCTAAAACTAATTGATACTCTTGAATCTATCTATTGGAGTATTAAAATAGCTACCACGTTTGCCGAGAGGGTCTATAAATTCTCATATTAatatagaaaagagaaagatttgcactgttggattttatgaagatctaacggtctagacTAACTCAAGAGTAcatatcaaatacgattaataaatagctaatttcagAATTAAGAAAATTAGGATACGAAGAGTTCACGACGAATACGATTAATAAACAGGTAACTTTAGAATTAGAAAATAAGGAAACTCAATCAAGAGTACTTATCAAATACGAATAATGAATAGCTaattttgaaattaaaaattaaaaaaatagtacATAACCAAAGAGTCAATGCCAAATACGATTACTAAATAGataaatttgaaataaaaaaagaaaattagaaTTTAACAAAAAAACCATGTTAAATACAATTAGTAAATAGATAAATTCagaattttgaaaataaaaaatagcacTTGACAAAAGAAATTACTATTAGTAGATAGCTAAATAAATTCAAAACTAAAAACATAAGAAATTAGCAATTGACCAAAGAGGCTGCATTGAATACGAGTAATAAATAGAGAAGTTTATAataattataaaatagaaaaaaatagtAGTTCATTTTGTATAGTGATTAATAAGCAAATtaggaaaaaaataactaaataaATAATATAGGACAAATACAAATAACAAATAACCAAAAATATTAGaaagatgcatgcttttgttttCAATCGAGTTACAAACAAATAAGTATTAAATGTTACGTATCAATCGTCGTGGATTGAAAGCTAAGTAGTGGTTTGACTATGACATTCATTGAGTCTTGACATGCCCTTTACCATATTGTCAATATCTAAAACACCAATTATTTGACAATAATATCCATCCGTAAGTTCCGGTTCGTTTAGAGGGGTTAATATCCATCGTCCGTATCCGAGTCCGAATATTCAGCATTTGACACCATAGTCGAATCCGAATATTGAAACTTAGATTCTTATGATGTCGATATCTATTTTTATCTTATCTGACACATTTGATGCTATTCGTACCTGATCCGGATTCGCGAAGAAAAATAACTATCTATATTCATATCCGTAGGTATCCGATCGTATTCGATTCGTTTACATCCCTATCTAATAATGTGATATTTTAAAATTGAAGATGTGAGAATAAACAGAAAAACTTGCTAACGCACTATCTACGCGGGCCACCACGCTGGTTCACGTTGAACTCAAAGTGATCAAATCTTCATCAGCTGATTGCTGAAACCGGAGGTGACCGAACCCAAAGTTCAAATGCTACCAGGCAATCGAGTGTACGATCATCGACCGTATAACAGAATATATATGTACGCAGGTAGCTAGGCAACACCAAAAACCATACGACCATCCTTGTACACCAACACGCGCGCATGTCCATATGCAGCCGCGTGTATCCACAGCTTACAATCAGCAGCTCAGGCGTAGGCTTCCGGCACGAGGCGCGGCGTGACGACGGCGCGGAGCGGCACGGCCTTGGGCAGCGCGAGCCCGAAGGTCTCGGCCATGTCCAGCTTCTCCTCCCCCTCCGGCAGGCGCCACTCGAACGCGTGCAGCAGCGTGCCCAGGAAGTACTGCACGAACACCATCCCGGCCAGCTTCCCGGCGCAGATCCTCCGGCCGGCGCCGAACGGGATGAGCTCGAAGTAGTTCCCGAGCGGGTCCACcttctccgccgcgccgccggggaggaaCCGCTCGGGCCGGAACTCGAGCGGCGCCTCCCACGCGGCCGGGTCCCGGCCGATGGCCCAGATGTTGACGAGCAGGCGGGTGTTGGCCGGGACGCGGTAGCCGTCGACGTCGTCGCAGGCGTCGAAGGAGAAGTGGGGGAGGCTGAGCGGCGTCGACGGGTGCAGCCGCATCGCCTCCTTGCAGACGGCCTGCAGGTACGGGAGCGCCGCCAGGTCCGACTCCTCcagccggcgcccgcggccgacCACGCGGTCCAGCTCCTCCTGCGCGTGCGCCATCACCGACGGGTTCTGGAGCATCTCCGCCATCGCCCACTCCACGATGATCGACGACGTGTCCGTGCCCGCCGTGAACATGTCCTAAAGGAGTAATTGAGCAACAAGCAAGTCAACTAGCTTAGCTGCTTTAGTACTAATCAGAATTATTGAAGATAAATTATTCTAATTAGGTTGGAGACACGATCGATGGACCACAAGATTTACTGATTTAGGTCAGGTTGTTCGATAACATATGTACGGCATTAATAAATAAACAATCTTGGTCAAATGGTCATGCATGTTCAACAGCTAGCTACTCGTAAGCTGTCATCCTCTCGAGTCCTATATATTTCTTGTTGTTCATTCATTTTTATCAGTTTAGTGCACTGTCTCTAATAAGTTGGTGAGATTATTATCTCAGTGGTGCATTGTTTTCGCGTGTTTGGTATACAAGCTCAGCATCAGCATCAACAGTTTCTTGACCCAATCATATAATATTCTCAGAGCAAAAGTAAGTTgaacaaaaccaaaaaaaaaaaagaaagaaagaaaggtaaTGATGGGCATACTAGAAGCTAGCTGGTAGCTGCACACCAACCGGGTGGGTACTGTACATAGATTGATTCATTGTTTACAAGTTATAAGATGTGCTGGTGACCAGTTCCTTTTTTCAAGTTTGGGTCTGAAGAGTTTGATGCTTTTACTACACTTTTCAGCAGTACATTGCAAGGTATGCAAGCGTGAGTTTGAGAACAACAGCGCGCGGATGTGCGTTACGGCACCATTACTTGAGAACAAATTTTATTACGGTCAAGCACAGTGTTGTAGCTCCTTAGAGGAAAATATGGTACTGTCAGTGTAAAAAGGTTAACTTCATTGATACAGATCTACCACCAGTCCCTTTGTCAGCATTTGGTTTACGGGAGCACAACCATTTTGATACTGTCAATCACAGTGCAGGTTACCTGCAGAGGAGGCTCGTCCCATTGGAAGGGGAGAGACGACCTTATTTGGATAGGTAAGTAGTAACCGTGTACAGTAA from Panicum virgatum strain AP13 chromosome 9K, P.virgatum_v5, whole genome shotgun sequence encodes:
- the LOC120652258 gene encoding 2-oxoglutarate dehydrogenase, mitochondrial-like, which gives rise to MPGEERARAVLTLRDVLGVLQRAYCGSVGYEYMHINDGDKRSWLRDRIEAAAGAEPGDAYGRERRLAMLEKLVWATRFESFAAAEYPTAKRYSLAGGESLIPAMEEMFSRAASLGVESVVVGMAHRGRLNFMVNVAGVPLSQVFRELSTGGLFMPVEVEGSEEETYAGTGEFYVLAGASRDRPTRGGGAGRSSLHLSVLANPSHLESVLPVVAGKTRAKQFYSGDGGRTRNMAVVVHGDGGFSGQGVVYETLNLGALPGYTAGGTVHIVVNNRIAFTTEPGAGRSSRYCTDVAKGLGAPVFHVNGDDPEAVVHVCELAAEWRQAFHSDVVVDLICYRRAGHNELDDPTFTQPVLCEVIKKHPSSVEIYEKKLLGTGQVTSEDVQMIHGRVDRILNEELAKSKSDEHLMANKRDYHWLSAQWAGMKSPDQVSRVRDTGVKPDVLRRVGPAITALPESLKPHRAVKEMFEQRRRAVTAERGEGIDWGFAEALAFATLLLEGYHVRLSGQDVQRGTFCHRHAVVHDQETRGESYCPLHHVVPDQNPEQFTVCNSLLSEYAALGFEIGYSMENPNSLVLWEAQFGDFANLAQVMIDQFLSCAEAKWLRQSGLVLLLPHGYDGLGPEHSSAYLERFLQMSDDNPFVIPEMEPTLCKQIQECNWQVVNLTTPANYFHALRRQIHREFRKPLIVMAPKNLLRHKDFRSSLSEFDEIQDHPGLDDEEGSRFKRLIPDHHKQVEKGINRFILCSGQVYFQLDEGRKQSGRSDVAICRIEQLCPFPYDLVQRELKRYPNAEIVWCQEEPINRGAYSYIAPRLTTCLRALGRGSFEDIKYVGRAPSAAAATGFPSVHVQEQSELVKKALQVEPIKLP